In one window of Armatimonadota bacterium DNA:
- a CDS encoding FAD-dependent oxidoreductase has protein sequence MTEQASYPVEETLGCEVLVIGAGLAGICAAVEAGRLGCDVILVEKDALLGGNSSPDLGVHISGAHSFHPYASETGLVGEIEEEAAYLRAKLHTHGHHYNIARQWDSLLHDFLRRAGVRVLKRHLAKEPVVAGSRITAVFVEDCATFVTTRINVSRLVIEASGDGHVAARGGAEFRMGREAQSEFGERSAPEQADGITMGTSITALVRKASHSIEFGPPPGTPKYHGGTDCLYSHASWNHRAEFCFMWVTETGGNLDTIRDDHEIYEELLRQFYSVWDHIKNGPHAEEARNWELVWVSPK, from the coding sequence GTGACCGAGCAAGCGTCATATCCCGTCGAAGAGACTTTGGGCTGCGAAGTGCTGGTCATCGGCGCGGGGTTGGCGGGGATCTGCGCGGCGGTGGAGGCGGGGCGGCTGGGATGTGACGTCATCCTGGTCGAGAAGGACGCGCTGCTCGGCGGCAATTCATCTCCCGACCTCGGCGTCCACATCTCCGGCGCGCATTCGTTCCATCCCTACGCATCCGAGACCGGCCTCGTCGGGGAGATCGAGGAGGAGGCCGCGTATCTGCGGGCAAAGCTCCACACCCACGGGCATCACTACAACATCGCGCGGCAGTGGGACTCGCTGCTGCACGACTTCCTGCGGCGGGCGGGGGTGCGGGTGCTCAAACGGCACCTGGCGAAGGAGCCGGTGGTCGCGGGCAGTCGCATCACTGCTGTGTTCGTCGAGGACTGCGCGACGTTCGTCACCACGCGCATCAACGTCAGTCGACTGGTGATTGAGGCCAGCGGGGACGGGCATGTGGCCGCGCGCGGGGGCGCTGAGTTCCGCATGGGACGTGAGGCGCAGTCCGAGTTCGGCGAGCGCAGCGCGCCGGAGCAGGCGGACGGCATCACCATGGGCACGAGCATCACGGCACTCGTGCGCAAGGCCTCGCATTCCATCGAATTCGGTCCCCCACCCGGCACGCCAAAGTACCACGGGGGCACGGACTGCCTCTACTCCCATGCGTCGTGGAACCACCGCGCGGAGTTCTGCTTCATGTGGGTGACGGAGACCGGCGGGAATCTCGACACCATCCGCGACGACCACGAGATCTACGAGGAGCTGTTGCGGCAGTTCTACAGCGTCTGGGATCACATCAAGAACGGGCCGCACGCCGAGGAGGCGCGCAACTGGGAACTGGTATGGGTCAGCCCCAAGG
- the nadB gene encoding L-aspartate oxidase: MTDCVVIGVGAGGAATALAAADEGLKVVVTSKTGDIFDSSTAQAQGGIIGHGLDDSPELLARDIIATGDGLCDPGAVGVLAHEGPALVEELLVKRLGVEFSRSETGDLDLTQEAAHSTRRILHADDATGRAVAKPLIQALRKHPNVSLLTDRTAVDLITIPHHSLDPLDRYQPNRCLGAYILDNSRGVIGRVFAAATVLATGGFGQIYQHTTNPRVVRGDGVAMAARAGAEIINLEYVQFHPTALYHRDAEGFLISESLRGEGAVLRTRRGDLFMRQYHPLADLAPRDVVARAIHQEMLKNGDPYVLLDLSDLQVNPRERFPTIYETCASFGIDITRQPIPVVPAAHYACGGVKVDLHGRTAIERLYGVGEVSCTGLHGANRLASTSLLEALLWGRRAGLDIARRGLAADKAPYDHVASWHDAGLTEKVDPALIIQDWSAIKSTMWNYAGIVRTRKRLDRAVADLNYLEHRIEQFYRETKLSDSVVGLRNAIQVALMLTDAARRNPESRGCHYRLD; the protein is encoded by the coding sequence ATGACAGATTGCGTGGTGATCGGTGTCGGCGCGGGAGGCGCCGCGACTGCGCTTGCAGCCGCCGACGAGGGCCTCAAGGTCGTCGTCACGAGCAAGACGGGCGACATCTTCGACTCCAGCACCGCCCAGGCGCAAGGCGGCATCATCGGCCACGGCCTCGATGACTCTCCAGAGCTGCTCGCGCGCGACATCATCGCGACCGGAGACGGCCTCTGTGACCCCGGGGCGGTTGGGGTTCTCGCCCACGAGGGCCCGGCACTCGTCGAGGAATTGCTCGTCAAGCGCCTCGGCGTCGAGTTCTCGCGCAGCGAGACGGGCGACCTCGACCTGACCCAGGAGGCTGCGCATTCGACGCGCCGTATCCTCCATGCCGACGACGCGACCGGCCGAGCCGTCGCCAAGCCGCTGATTCAGGCGCTGCGCAAACATCCCAACGTCAGCCTGCTGACCGACCGCACCGCCGTTGACCTAATCACGATTCCTCACCATTCGCTCGACCCGCTCGACCGCTACCAGCCCAACCGATGCCTGGGCGCGTATATCCTGGACAACTCGCGCGGCGTCATCGGACGCGTCTTCGCCGCCGCCACCGTCCTCGCCACCGGCGGCTTCGGGCAGATCTACCAGCACACGACGAACCCGCGGGTCGTGCGCGGCGACGGTGTGGCGATGGCCGCGCGCGCCGGCGCCGAGATCATCAACCTGGAGTACGTTCAGTTCCACCCGACGGCTCTGTATCACCGCGATGCCGAAGGGTTCCTGATCTCGGAATCGCTGCGCGGGGAAGGGGCGGTACTGCGCACTCGCCGGGGCGATCTGTTCATGCGGCAGTATCACCCCCTGGCCGACCTCGCCCCGCGCGATGTCGTCGCCCGCGCGATCCATCAGGAGATGCTCAAGAACGGCGATCCGTACGTGCTGCTCGACCTGAGCGATCTCCAGGTGAATCCGCGCGAGCGGTTCCCGACGATTTACGAGACGTGCGCGAGCTTTGGGATTGACATCACGCGGCAACCGATTCCGGTGGTGCCCGCCGCGCATTACGCGTGCGGCGGGGTCAAGGTGGACCTCCACGGGCGCACGGCGATCGAGCGGTTGTATGGCGTCGGCGAGGTGAGCTGTACCGGCCTGCACGGGGCCAATCGCCTCGCCAGCACGAGCCTGCTCGAGGCTTTGCTGTGGGGGCGCCGGGCCGGGCTCGACATCGCGCGCCGGGGACTCGCGGCCGACAAGGCGCCGTATGACCACGTCGCCAGTTGGCACGACGCCGGGCTGACCGAAAAAGTTGACCCCGCTCTCATCATCCAGGACTGGTCGGCGATCAAGAGCACGATGTGGAACTACGCGGGCATCGTGCGCACGAGGAAGCGGCTCGACCGCGCGGTGGCGGACCTCAACTATCTGGAGCATCGCATCGAGCAGTTCTACCGCGAGACGAAGTTGTCGGACAGCGTGGTCGGCCTGCGCAATGCGATCCAGGTGGCTCTCATGCTCACCGACGCGGCGCGGCGCAACCCCGAGAGCCGCGGGTGCCATTACCGGCTGGACTAG
- a CDS encoding GNAT family N-acetyltransferase, which produces MENPAAWPTQLTDYLTERLQCEPELLARPGVHLVEARQPRLRVFRYAMPLWIMAFEDTAIASVAPEMASAVGRIIERATVEQLLHAPVVTRLRASAAARGPVDRFGPGLWLYCTEETFTQRTLAEVVPVPPDHPEGKTLRQRHGGEVFGVFRGPELISRSSIKTENDTAWEIAVTTAEAHRRHGLGASVVSRATEFILASGKLALYNCDLDNHASQALAESLGYRLFARDLMWTIEAMWMQWFWTD; this is translated from the coding sequence ATGGAGAACCCTGCGGCTTGGCCGACACAGCTAACGGACTACCTCACCGAGCGCCTCCAGTGCGAGCCCGAGTTGCTCGCGCGCCCCGGCGTGCACCTGGTTGAGGCGCGGCAGCCGCGGCTGCGCGTGTTTCGATATGCGATGCCGCTGTGGATCATGGCCTTCGAGGACACCGCAATCGCGTCGGTTGCGCCTGAGATGGCCTCCGCCGTCGGCAGGATTATCGAGCGTGCGACCGTCGAGCAGCTCCTCCACGCGCCGGTCGTGACGCGCCTCCGGGCCTCCGCGGCCGCACGCGGACCCGTTGACCGGTTCGGGCCCGGGTTATGGCTCTACTGCACCGAGGAGACCTTCACGCAGCGCACGCTGGCCGAGGTGGTGCCGGTCCCCCCCGACCACCCGGAAGGCAAGACCTTGCGCCAACGCCACGGTGGGGAAGTCTTCGGGGTCTTCCGCGGACCAGAGCTGATCTCGAGGTCGAGCATCAAGACGGAGAACGACACGGCGTGGGAGATCGCCGTCACGACCGCCGAGGCCCACCGCCGACACGGCCTGGGCGCCAGCGTCGTCTCGCGCGCCACGGAGTTCATCCTCGCAAGCGGTAAACTGGCGCTGTACAACTGTGACCTCGACAACCATGCCTCGCAAGCGCTGGCCGAATCCCTGGGCTACCGTCTTTTCGCGCGCGATCTCATGTGGACGATCGAGGCGATGTGGATGCAATGGTTCTGGACGGACTAA